From the Thermus brockianus genome, the window CAGATCCGGGGCTACCCCATCCGCCTCCCCTTGGACGTCTGGCTCGTCTTCACCGCCAACCCCCAGGACTACACCGCCCGGGGCCGCATCGTCACGCCCCTCAAGGACCGCATCGGGAGCGAGATCCGCACCCACTATCCCAAAAGCCTGGAGGAAGGGGCCAGGATCAGCGCCCAGGAGGCCTACGTCCCTGAAGGGGTGGAGGTCCCGGAGTGGGTGCGGCTTTCCGTGGAGGCGGTGGCCTTCGCCGCCCGGGAGGACCGCCGGGTGGACCAGACGGCGGGGGTTTCCCAAAGGCTTCCCATCAGCCTCCTGGAGGTAGTGGCGGCGAGCGCCGAACGCCGGGCCCTCCTCCAGGGCATCCGGCCCGTGGCCCGGCCCCTGGACCTCTACCAAGGGCTTTCCGCCATCACGGGAAAGCTGGAATTGGAGTACGAGGGGGAGCTTCAGGGGGCGGAACGGGTGGCCAAGGAGATCGTCCAAAGGGCCTTCGGCCTCGTCCTCCCCCGCTACCGCCTGAAGACCGAGGCCATCGTGGCCTATTTTGAGGAGGGCAACCTCCTCACCCTGCCCGAGGGGGACCTGGAAGGGGCCCTAAGCGCCCTGGCCGGGGTGCCGGGGCTTCTGGAGGCGGCGCGGACCCTGGCGGGAGGGGATGCCCCCGAGCTTCTCCTCTCCGCTGGGGAGTTCGTGCTGGAAGGCCTCGTGGGCCGCAGGAAGCTCGCCCGGGGCGAGGCGAGCTACCAGGCGGCGGAAAGGGCGCGGGGCTATGGCAACTGAGCCCGCCCGGAAGAAGGGGGCGCACCTGGAGGAGGCCCGATGAAGGCCATCCGGTATAGCCGCTACGAGGGAAGCCTAGACGAGCTCTCCCCCGAGGAGATCCTGAGCCTTCTGGAAGACTTCCTCCTGGACTCGGGCTTCTCCGACCCCTTCCAGCGCTACGACCCCGACCCGAACCGGACCCCCACCCTGGAGGACCTTTACGACGCCCTCCTCGAGGCCCTCCTCAAAAACGAGCTCGTCCCCGAGGACTGGCTACGGGAGGCCCGTTTCGCCAACCGCAAGGAGGAAACCCGGCTTTACCAGGCCATCCAGCGCATGATCCAGCGCCTCCAAGAGGCGGGCTACCTCCGCCTCCCCGGCGAGGACCCCACCAGCCCCAGTCCAGGGGGGTATCGGGGGGAAGCGGGGGAAACCCGCCTGGAGCTCACGGAGAAGGCCTCGGATTTCCTGGGGCTCAAAAGCCTCCGGGAGCTCCTCGGGGCCCTGGGCCGCAACCCCCCGGGCCTCCACCCCACCCCCCACCACGCCCCCGGGGTGGAAAAGACCGGGGAGACCAAGCCCTGGGCCTGGGGCGACCCCCTGGAGCTCAACGTCCCGGAAACCCTGAAGAAGGTGGCGGCCAAGGGGCTAACGGGCCTTAGCCACGAGGACCTGGTGATAGACCTGGCGGAGTACACCGCCAGCATGAGCACCGTGGTCCTCCTGGACTGCTCCCACTCCATGATCCTCTACGGGGAAGACCGCTTCACCCCGGCCAAAAAGGTGGCCCTGGCCCTGGCCCACCTCATCCGCACCCAGTACCCCGGGGACCGGGTGCGCTTCGTCCTCTTCCACGACACCGCCGAGGAAATCCCCTTGGCCAAGCTCCCCCTGGCCCAGGTGGGCCCCTACCACACCAACACCAAGGCGGGGTTGGAGCTTGCCCGCACCCTCCTGCGGAAGATGGGCGGGGAGATGAAGCAGATCATCCTCATCACGGATGGCAAGCCCTCGGCCCTCACCCTCCCGAGCGGGGAAATCTACAAGAACGCCTGGGGCCTGGACCCCCTGATCCTGGCGGAAACCCTCAAAGAGGCCACCCTGGCCCGGCGGGAGGGCATCCCCATCCACACCTTCATGCTGGCCCGGGAGCCCGAGCTTTTGGCCTTCGTGAAGAAGCTCTCCCAAATCACCCGGGGGAAGGCCTACCTGACAAGCCCCAGGAACATCGGCAAGTACCTCCTCCTGGACTTCCTCAACAAGAAGGTGCGGGCCAACTGACCGTCATGGGGAATCGGCAAGCGATGCCCAAGCATGCCCGGCGCCTTGGCCTCGCCTTCCGGCTAAGCCTCCTCTTGGAACGCCTCAGGGGGCCAAGGCTTCTTCCTAGACCCCCCACCGCCCTGGTGCGGGCGTACGCCGAGGTGCGGGTCCCGGTGGGCCTCGAGGGTTCCTACTACCCGGCCCGCCAGGTGGAGGGCTACGCCCTCATCCCCTGGGACCGCTACATGCAGGAAGCCGAGGAGGCCCTGGTCGAAGCGACAAGGAGCCCCTAAGCCGCTTGAAATCCAAGGCTGCGTCTGAAACAAGGTTGCGTCTGGAAATGGCTCGCTACTCCTAGTAAAGGCGTATGAAAGGTGGGTGCCAAGGACACGGAGGAGTCACCCCATAGACGGGAGCACCCCCAGGCGACGCTGAAGAAAGCGGTGAAGGAAACAATGGCCGTGGCTAATCCAGCTTCCTCCAAGGCCCTCCACCCCGCCGGCGTCAAGCGAGCGCAAGGCTGCGGAACCGATGCGCTTCCCCCTAAGTCACCGCCACACCCACGAGCTCCTCAGCACCTTAGCGGTGCAAACAACCCTCCTCCACTAGAATCAGAGAGAACATGGCAAGGACCTGGCTAGCTCTGCTTGCGCTCCTCCTTCCCCTGGCCCAAGCGGAGGGATGGCGGCTTACCCGGAGCCAAAGCCTCACCCAGGAGGGCGCCACA encodes:
- a CDS encoding sigma 54-interacting transcriptional regulator; translated protein: MKAKTLGELKRTYPLEKLRRTVKDEARENLREKLRRGERLFPGIHGYEDTVIPALVQAILAKQNFILLGTRGQAKSRILRSLVSLLDEEIPALPTELRDNPLHPISPEGKRLLEEAGEDAPILWVSREERYVEKLATPDTTVADLLGDMDPIKAARRGTGMADLESIHYGLLPRANRGIFAVNELADLAPKVQVALFNILEEGDVQIRGYPIRLPLDVWLVFTANPQDYTARGRIVTPLKDRIGSEIRTHYPKSLEEGARISAQEAYVPEGVEVPEWVRLSVEAVAFAAREDRRVDQTAGVSQRLPISLLEVVAASAERRALLQGIRPVARPLDLYQGLSAITGKLELEYEGELQGAERVAKEIVQRAFGLVLPRYRLKTEAIVAYFEEGNLLTLPEGDLEGALSALAGVPGLLEAARTLAGGDAPELLLSAGEFVLEGLVGRRKLARGEASYQAAERARGYGN
- a CDS encoding vWA domain-containing protein, with amino-acid sequence MKAIRYSRYEGSLDELSPEEILSLLEDFLLDSGFSDPFQRYDPDPNRTPTLEDLYDALLEALLKNELVPEDWLREARFANRKEETRLYQAIQRMIQRLQEAGYLRLPGEDPTSPSPGGYRGEAGETRLELTEKASDFLGLKSLRELLGALGRNPPGLHPTPHHAPGVEKTGETKPWAWGDPLELNVPETLKKVAAKGLTGLSHEDLVIDLAEYTASMSTVVLLDCSHSMILYGEDRFTPAKKVALALAHLIRTQYPGDRVRFVLFHDTAEEIPLAKLPLAQVGPYHTNTKAGLELARTLLRKMGGEMKQIILITDGKPSALTLPSGEIYKNAWGLDPLILAETLKEATLARREGIPIHTFMLAREPELLAFVKKLSQITRGKAYLTSPRNIGKYLLLDFLNKKVRAN